The following nucleotide sequence is from Prinia subflava isolate CZ2003 ecotype Zambia chromosome 30, Cam_Psub_1.2, whole genome shotgun sequence.
cattttgtgctgctctggccaAACTATGCCAATTTTGTTTGACCAGTGGGCAGGGTCAgcaccaaagacacagacaccCCCTGAAGGAATCAGTGTCATTTCCTACAGCTCAAAGCAGCAAAGGAGCACAAAAGGACCAGCTCAGCAATGCCCCCAAGCATCACAATCAAAGATTGTCCGCAGTGATGAAGAAAGATCCATCACCAGTTGCCCTCACACTTTCCCATCACCCACACCCACACATCAGCTGGGGgaagctgtcacagccaaggactgcagagccactcctggacactgggaattcctgcaggtgcCTCCAGCCACAGGTGAGGCTCCAGCTTGGCTGTGAGAGAGCCCAGCTTTGATAGAGATGGataaacaaactgacagcatttctagtgcaggaacatctggtttcatCCTCCTCTTGGGtccctcccaaagcctggccaggGCCCAAGGAGGAACCAAGGGAGTTGCCTTTGACCATACAGCCCCAGACAAGGCCAGATGTCAGATTTCATGGCCTTGTCTGGCTTCTAAATACAGAAAGATCATGACCTGTTTCACTAAGGAGTGGATACATCTAGTACAAGGCTAATAACCATGCATATTTTGTTAAGGAGCAGATACAAAGATACCCTTTGGTTGGGAGGTTCATCCAGAGGTCACCTttggctcagggcctgttgttcaGGCCTCACTCAGGCCTCTTGTCCAGGCCTGGCTCTTCAGggtttagtgctgggcttgACACTGCTGGTTTAACACTTCCACTTGATgagctcagaggtcttttccaacaggAAGGATTCTGTATTTCCATGATTTTATCTGCTGCATTCAGTCAGGTCCATGTTAGCAGCATCACTTTGGTCAAAAAGTTCcctcttgctcagctcttgtggcctaaggcttcagctccttcagctcctggtgcaaagctgctcatgctgaacgAGACGACTCCGAGAGAAGAACACAGTTCATGCAATTCCTTCTGGGACACTGAGAGGGGAGAGTGTGGAAACAGGAGCATTGTTTGCTGTggcctcctctctgcccttcaCGCCTTTCAGCGCTCAGAAacagcccagagctttctccaagagtgcaatggagcagctgttcctgctcccagctctggctcctcccaGGCTCTGACCCTGCCTGGTTTtgtccctcttgctgtgccctctgttcccctgggctcagtggctgctgcccaggacgGTGGAAGTGGCACAGATCCAGTGGTGGAGaccctcctttctctgcccttggagctgcctgctcacagcagccttttccatctggaagctgcacatggagagggagtcctcacctctgttccttgcacaaagcccagggctgcagagctgggctggccacaagtggggcagcacagcaaacagggaacctgccagtcccttccagccctgtgtgctcagagtttgggccctggagctgcaggtgggcaaaggcagctgcttctgctccctctgtgtgtgcccgtgttgagcagtgctgctccatcagtctgtgcccagcaccggggaaaagcctcagccctgcagggccaggagctgccgggctgtgcctgagcagctcagccagcgggaagggagctgctccacacgggaaccagcagcaaaggacACTCCTTTCTTAGGAAagtttttctattaaaataaaaagaaaagaaaaaatgagaacGATAAAAACAAATCCCGAATCTATTGTGAAAAATACTTAGTAACTTTGGATAAAGAGATAActaatctttttaaaatgagatctCAGTTATTTGCTTTGTAAATGTGTTGATGGCATGGATCCATCCTACTGACCTCAGCAGCCGTTTAAAAAGATTTTGCAGTTTGTTTccagtattattttaaattgtggtAGAAAGAATAGGAAATTGCTGTGCTCCACCAGATCTAAGCAAGACTGGGAATCTAAATTTTGTCAAACTCCAAATCCTTTAGAAGATGACCTTCCTTCTCACtccctgaaggagctgcacaTTCCCTTGGAAgttttcagagatttttaaagacacaaaGTCCCACTTACAGCTTGTTGCTCTGGTTTCGAGGTGCAGAAGGGCAATTAATTCTTCATCCATCAGCTCCAGACTGCACTGCCTTAGGAACACCATCCACTCGCCAGGTTTTGCTCAGTTGTGGCACTCctagaggaggaagaaagggcaATTGCACAATTCCAGccaaaaaggaaggaagagtgGGACAGACAAAACATCCTGTGAAGATCCAGGCATTCAGCTGGGACTGTGGAGTGTTTGGGTTCTTGCCAATTGGATGTGGATCCCTACCTGCAATCTCTGGGCCAGCAGGAGAGTCTCACTCAGCTGCCAAAGCAGAAAGCTCAGGCGCTGTGCTCAGAAGGGGCTGGTGTGCTGCAAAGCTGTCAGAGCAATGTGAGGGCAGAGCGAGCCCAGCcgtgcccagggctgagcccagcagagcccaggcagagcccagagcagcctcagcacccgCAGAGCCCGGCTGCAAGGACAGAAACCAGAAACTGCCCGTCAGCTGAAGGCTCCTGTGCCCTTGTCCCAGCCACCCGCAGTGCCCAGGCCGTGCTGGccgtgctcagagctgggcccaaacctccccatcactgctgcccttggaggcagagcaggagggcagcacatgtgcccagcctgcagccagccatgccacatccagcccctcagcagctgcccagagccaaaaagcagctggacagcccagggaaggatttgttGCCTCCGGCCCAGCAAAGGGAGGAACCTTTGGTGCCCGGCCAGGCCATGCCATGGCCGGatctgggagcatccccctggCTGTGGACTCACCTGCAGATTGGGCATGGAGCATGTCTCTGAAGAAGGTGCCAGAATCAAACTCCATCATCTTCAGCTGCTGGTGACCAGGTGGAGGAAGAGATTGTCATCCCTGAGGTTGTCCTtggtgtctccagcagcagccccacctgaCAGAGCTTCTCCAGGGCCTCCTCCTTCCCTAGGGGCCAGAGCAGGCTGTCACtgttctgcccagggccccagccATCAGTGAAGAAGGACAACCAAAACTAGGATGGATGGTGGCCACCAGTGCTTGCTGAAGCAGGTCTCCAGCTAAGCTCCAGTACAGATGTTCCCATCTGAtgatccctgctcagagctACAGGCAGGACAAAAACAGTCTGCTCTTCTTTAGCACTGATTGCCATGAGATGTGTGGAGCTGTTACCTGCCAGGTTTTGGATCCAATTGTGCACATGGACCTCTCCCATCTTCTAGGGCAGATGAACACCCTGCAGCCAAGGATCATTGAAGAGGTCTTCTAAGGATGGCCTGTCCAAGGGTTGCATGGACAAACACCTCTTAATGACATCCTGGCACTCTGAAGAGACAAACCAGAATCCATCAGTCACTTGGAGAAGGATCCCGTCTACTTTGGCCCCCCATTCCCatgcccaggccatgctgggtgtgcccagagctgtgcctaaACTTCCCGATGCATTGTCTGtttggaggagagcagcagagcaggacatgtgccccctccccagcagctgccagagcagggtgctcatgaggctgctgctgtctcccagcactggtattcccctgtgcccagagaTGAGGATCCACCTGGAGAGAGCCATCGTGGGAACAAGATGCGGCCCCAGATGATCTGCTGGCCCCTCCTGAACGGGTGTTTCCCCACGACCAGGTGGTACAGCAGGAGGCCCAGGGACCAGATCGTTGCTGCCTCGCCGTGGTAGCGCTGCTGGTGGATCCACTCTGGTGGGCTGTAGGACAGGGTTCCTGTGGAACACAGACGCAGTTCATCAGGGGATGCTGCTACTCCtagagcctggccccagcatccctgggcatgTGGGGGCTggccccctcccacccccagaCAAAAGGAACTTGGCTCAAGAAATCATGCTGTTGCCAGCAGCAAGAGGGGGAAGGCCCGGTGctacagccaggctgggccaggagaTGCCCAGGAACATCCCCTGAGGGGGCTCACCTGCAAATTGGGTGTAGGCTGTGTCTTGGAGGAAGGCGCCACAGCAAAAGTCGATGAGTTTGAGCTCTCCTGTGGCCAGGTCGAGCAGGATGTTCTCAGGCTTGATGTCCCTGTGCAGGACcccgcagctggtgcagtgtcgcacagcctccagcacctggcggaACAGCGCCCGCGCCTCCTCCTCCGGCAGGAACCTCCGCTCCGCCAAGAAAGCCGACAGGTCCTGGCACCGCTCGGGACGCTCCAGCACCAACAAGAAGCTGGTGGGGAGCTCAAGCCACTCCAGGAGCTGAATGACAGCCGCACAGCCAGCGGACACCTTGTCCAGCAGCACGATCTCCAGGGGCGCACGGGCGCCGTTGGGCTGCGGGAGGAGCACGATGCCGTCAGtggggctgaggccgtgccggggctctgggagccctcagccagCCCCGGCTGCTCTGGGCGCCCCGCTCAGCCCAGGCCCGCTCTCCCTGCACGGCTCCCGGCGGCTCCCACCCTGCCGGGCCCCGGCTCCTCGCCGCCCGCCACGGCCCGGCTTCtgccgctggccccgctcactcaccagctcgcCCCAGAGCCGGATGCGATCCCGCGGCACGCATTTGATGGCCACCTGCGAGCAAGGGACAGCAGCGGGCTGAGCTCACCGACCGCCCCGCTCCGGTCCGATCTTCTCCTGCTCCGccctccgcctcctcctccgcccgcccccggccccgccgctcacCGGGGCGCCGTCCGACACTCGTGTCGCCGAGTAGACGCTGCCGAATCCTCCGCGCCCCAGCAGCGAACCCAGCCGGTACCGgtcctgcagggcctcctgcGCCTTCCCTGCGGGCGACACGCGGCCgtcagcgctcggcccggggccaGACACGGCCCCCGAGCGCCCCCCGAGCGGCCCGGGCCGGGCATCCCTACCCGCGCCGGGCCCCGGCGGTTCGGGGCCGGCGGCTGCGCTGCCGAGCGGCGGAGCTCGGGCCGGGGAAGCCGCAgcggaggcggcgggagcggccgcgccgCGTGTGTCCTCCGCGGGGCCCGGGAGGAGGCGGCGCCGGGCTCGGGGTCGGCACCGGGGCCGAGGCCGTGCCCGGCCCAGGCGCAGCCAAAGGGTGGCGATgccgccccagccccaggcactgatcCCGGCCCAACAGCGCCACCTCCAGCACGGCCAGAGCCGGGCCCAGGCGAGACCGCGGCGGGACGCccggggacggggacggggcagccccgcccggggccggggacGGGCCGGGGGCATGGCCCGGCCcggcagggggagagggaaaagccgGGACGGGGACAccgagaggggctggggagaccGGGAAAGGGACACCAGGAGAGAGTGCAGGAATGTGGAATAGGGAGAGGAGGAACGAGAGATGAGGAGGGTCGCAGAGTTCGTAGACTCTGTGGAGTCGCTGCCGCCGCTACCGCCGCTGCCGCCGAAGCCCCGGGGCCGTTTGTCCGCGTGTCCGTTCCACGGCCGAGCCCCGCGCGCCCcgggggcagcccctgagcctgtccaaacacgggaacttggccctgtgcagcccagacCCAGAGTCCTGACTCCTGCGCTGTGCCAGAGGAATCCCCTCGCTTGCTGCTCTgcattgtccctgctcaggctcACACACTGCCGGGAcacattccctgcctgcaggattCGTGCCCGACCCAAGCACTACACTTATGTCTCCAGCACTGCTTGACAACAAAAACAGGGGAAGGCAAACTGTGTGTACAACCCATGGTACTTTAGAGTGTCTAAAACTCACTAAGTCACCGATCTTCGAGGTGACATCCCTTTGGAATTAATGGCATGGACAAGTAGTGCAacatggaaaagggaagcaTAGGAAGAAATAGAGGAAAACAGcttggtttgtttctttcattttcatttcccttctggaaagctgtttcagttttccagcaatcttctccacagtcccagctgctctttccAAGAACCTTTCATGGAGAACGAGGTCCAGCTTCTGTTACAAGATGTGCCAGCAACTCCAGCTTCTCTTGGATTTCTATCCTGTGAGTGCAGCACGACTTttccagcaaagcaggacaaaTGTCTGGAGAACTTtacaatttctctgtccttttccctGTGGACTGGGCAGTTGTGCCATTGGTAAGGTTTCACAGTTGCTGTTCTAAGCCTAGAAAACAGGAGGTGGTACCAGGCATAGCTGGGGAATGCAAGGCTGAGTGAATTCAGAGAAAGAATCTCCCTGACACTGTGTGagctccccgggctgggctcagcttcctgctgggactctgcacagggctgagctgcagctgggatcagcagcagctgcaaataCCTCTGGGcattcccattttctgctgctcagagcaagcAATGAAGCGAGTGAAGAAGTTGAGGTTTGTCTTtctcctggtggtttttttttcattttat
It contains:
- the LOC134562759 gene encoding uncharacterized protein LOC134562759, which translates into the protein MPALAEAGFRVLALGMKGYGESTAPQDAAMDQTQEQEPARGRFRRTLKMFRKFLRIRRGKTSSTATEGTAQLNSRLTKSQAEPDVSTDSTARSENFDTVPAIVRNIHRRLASHVTVNARLQIDIVRLAEEHPADVVLTLLHCAPTCDRAAAMIWRTIGSSGPTVEKVLPPLVCVMEHWPLYRMCTSDGDNKDVFALACDREVMAMERKRGWDTLLCADTQHYAMGLLAREMRRVLIPLCSCIALHLLRLLSMKQPSWDLPLLAFLVEVLECMDLTRCHASILRVMSRYLLGNCRQRCPLALRGLVVLSKDPFMARIMCSLSSSLLELLDDADGEVVSMSLCVFTNVFNNKGIRVSSTTAPKLAEALLELFNHDNSHVQVLSIHLFCKVMELVVEEGKKPLKEFVNKGLYTLFIYCHDKNQQVAKASRETLHCAAGFLKRRNLEKLLKKEQLKIDECLLAEDRSRAAEHLRRVLPYLQKPQEPLRAAAIRFMGRVWRRRRGQQEELQALREGLQAPRNSASPSCSITENRTQFALGAKEAGNVSRQCVSLSRDNAEQQARGFLWHSAGVRTLGLGCTGPSSRVWTGSGAAPGARGARPWNGHADKRPRGFGGSGGSGGSDSTESTNSATLLISRSSSPYSTFLHSLLVSLSRSPQPLSVSPSRLFPLPLPGRAMPPARPRPRAGLPRPRPRASRRGLAWARLWPCWRWRCWAGISAWGWGGIATLWLRLGRARPRPRCRPRARRRLLPGPAEDTRGAAAPAASAAASPARAPPLGSAAAGPEPPGPGAGRDARPGPLGGRSGAVSGPGPSADGRVSPAGKAQEALQDRYRLGSLLGRGGFGSVYSATRVSDGAPVAIKCVPRDRIRLWGELPNGARAPLEIVLLDKVSAGCAAVIQLLEWLELPTSFLLVLERPERCQDLSAFLAERRFLPEEEARALFRQVLEAVRHCTSCGVLHRDIKPENILLDLATGELKLIDFCCGAFLQDTAYTQFAGTLSYSPPEWIHQQRYHGEAATIWSLGLLLYHLVVGKHPFRRGQQIIWGRILFPRWLSPECQDVIKRCLSMQPLDRPSLEDLFNDPWLQGVHLP